From a single Polynucleobacter asymbioticus QLW-P1DMWA-1 genomic region:
- a CDS encoding HU family DNA-binding protein: MCADINIYKELHLNKAELIAAIADDAEISKAKAEFALNSAIDTIIKAVTKGDSVQLIGFGTFASGKRAARMGRNPKTGEPLKIAAAKTVKFSAGKAFKDSVNKRKK; encoded by the coding sequence ATGTGCGCCGACATCAATATTTATAAGGAGCTTCACTTGAACAAAGCCGAACTAATCGCAGCGATTGCTGACGACGCGGAGATCTCAAAAGCCAAAGCAGAATTTGCATTGAATTCAGCTATCGACACAATCATCAAAGCTGTTACTAAGGGTGACTCAGTACAACTGATCGGCTTTGGTACTTTTGCATCTGGTAAGCGTGCTGCACGTATGGGTCGTAACCCAAAAACTGGCGAGCCACTCAAAATTGCTGCTGCAAAAACTGTTAAGTTTTCTGCTGGTAAAGCATTTAAAGATTCAGTTAACAAGCGTAAGAAGTAA
- a CDS encoding LpxL/LpxP family acyltransferase produces the protein MFKSIANFGGVALLKLLSILPYKLLVAIGYGLGFIAARIPGDRNRVVKKNLELCFPNLSHEEVERLSKQHWRLLGRSLVEKSVIWFGSEKQLNDMIEVKSAVDLSSQKPRILVNMHFTGIEGSIILSALAKRMDWPRTSGFFQRMKNPFFNKRIVEWRNRFGGNSIDRQGNAKAIIREIRNGDFIIIAPDIDLGLKDSEFVPFFNIETNTITTISRLAKITGADVCMMTTTLKADESSYLCEISAPLENFPSGDPKADTARLNQCFEKEIRLRPAEYYWVHKRFKNRPDNEPNPYNPSI, from the coding sequence TTGTTCAAATCGATTGCGAATTTCGGAGGAGTAGCCCTTCTAAAGCTACTCTCAATACTTCCATATAAGCTTCTCGTCGCCATCGGCTATGGCTTAGGCTTTATTGCGGCAAGAATACCTGGTGATAGAAATCGAGTCGTCAAAAAAAATCTAGAGCTCTGCTTTCCGAATTTAAGTCATGAAGAGGTTGAGCGTCTTAGCAAACAACACTGGCGTTTATTAGGGCGTAGTCTTGTTGAAAAAAGTGTCATTTGGTTTGGGAGTGAAAAACAATTGAATGACATGATAGAAGTTAAATCTGCCGTAGATCTTTCTAGTCAAAAACCGCGCATTCTGGTCAATATGCACTTCACAGGAATAGAGGGCAGCATTATTTTGAGCGCCCTTGCAAAGCGCATGGACTGGCCTCGCACCTCAGGATTTTTTCAAAGAATGAAAAATCCTTTCTTCAATAAACGCATTGTTGAATGGCGCAATCGGTTTGGGGGTAACTCTATTGATCGACAAGGAAATGCCAAGGCGATCATTCGTGAAATTCGTAATGGCGACTTCATCATCATTGCACCTGATATTGACTTGGGTCTAAAAGATTCAGAATTTGTTCCTTTTTTTAATATCGAAACAAATACGATCACCACAATTTCGCGCTTAGCAAAAATCACTGGCGCGGATGTATGCATGATGACAACCACCCTAAAGGCAGATGAGTCTAGTTATCTGTGTGAAATTAGTGCGCCTTTAGAAAACTTTCCAAGTGGCGACCCTAAGGCGGATACCGCCCGCCTAAATCAATGCTTTGAAAAAGAAATTCGCTTGCGTCCTGCTGAATATTATTGGGTTCATAAACGCTTCAAAAATCGTCCAGATAACGAGCCTAATCCCTATAACCCTTCTATCTAA
- the can gene encoding carbonate dehydratase: MPYKNSQALEHLFANNREWAEGMIAKDPDFFKRLVNQQAPEYLWIGCADSRVPANEIVDLLPGELFVHRNVANVVVHTDLNCLSVIQFAIDLLKVKHILVVGHYGCAGVHAALSDRRVGLADNWLRHVKDVHQKHERYLGDVLPTAKRQDRLCELNVIEQVVNVCETTIVQDAWARDQDLTVHGWTYRLDTGLVNDLGMSSSSSEEMKERYAKSIKRYDSE; the protein is encoded by the coding sequence ATGCCCTACAAAAATTCTCAAGCCCTAGAACACCTTTTCGCAAACAATCGCGAATGGGCCGAAGGCATGATTGCTAAAGACCCTGATTTCTTCAAACGGCTTGTTAACCAACAGGCGCCAGAATATCTTTGGATTGGTTGTGCAGATAGTCGCGTTCCAGCAAATGAGATCGTTGATCTATTGCCTGGTGAGCTCTTTGTTCACCGCAATGTAGCAAACGTTGTTGTTCACACCGACCTCAACTGTTTATCGGTTATTCAGTTTGCGATCGATCTTCTTAAGGTAAAACATATTTTAGTGGTTGGTCACTATGGATGTGCGGGTGTTCATGCTGCGCTGAGCGACCGAAGAGTAGGGCTTGCTGATAACTGGTTACGTCATGTAAAAGATGTACACCAAAAACATGAGCGCTATTTGGGTGACGTGTTGCCAACTGCCAAACGCCAAGATCGCTTATGTGAACTCAATGTAATCGAACAAGTGGTAAACGTTTGCGAAACTACCATTGTTCAAGACGCGTGGGCGCGCGACCAAGATTTAACAGTTCATGGATGGACATATCGCCTGGACACTGGACTCGTAAATGATTTGGGTATGTCTAGCAGCTCCTCTGAAGAAATGAAGGAGCGTTACGCTAAATCAATTAAGCGTTACGATTCAGAGTAG
- a CDS encoding DUF167 domain-containing protein → MMPIWLKQTPTGITLNLHCQPGAKVTKVVGLHDGCLKISLQAPAIENKANELLLGWLSKQLKIPQKQIQFISGQNSRIKRVEIWGSITPEQITQILQP, encoded by the coding sequence ATGATGCCCATTTGGTTAAAACAAACCCCCACCGGAATTACGTTAAATCTGCACTGCCAGCCAGGCGCTAAGGTGACGAAAGTCGTAGGCTTGCATGACGGCTGCCTAAAAATCTCTCTTCAGGCGCCAGCTATAGAAAATAAGGCCAATGAGCTTTTATTGGGGTGGCTTTCAAAGCAGTTAAAAATACCGCAAAAACAAATTCAGTTCATATCAGGACAAAACAGCCGCATAAAACGGGTTGAAATCTGGGGCTCAATTACCCCTGAACAAATTACCCAAATACTTCAACCTTAA
- a CDS encoding metallophosphoesterase family protein: protein MTERIGLFADLHSNLEAFDACMDKAEELGVTRMVFLGDLVGYNADPVALIDRIAALVENKKAIAILGNHDEAVFKDSRNKMNASANAAIEWTKTQLNNSHVEFLKNLPLMVNEEKICYVHASAYNPPDWNYVTESMSAWRCAQSSGKNYTFVGHAHEQALFYQSVVGKLIRFAPHPGDEIPVLPHRQWVGVVGSLGQPRDGNPEACFAVFEPESEVLTFHRTPYDHYTAAEKVRRAGLPEDLATRLITGK, encoded by the coding sequence ATGACTGAGCGTATTGGGCTATTTGCCGATCTTCATAGTAATTTAGAAGCTTTTGATGCCTGCATGGATAAGGCTGAAGAGCTTGGCGTTACCCGTATGGTCTTTTTAGGGGACCTAGTGGGATACAACGCGGACCCAGTAGCACTGATAGATCGAATAGCAGCTTTAGTAGAGAATAAAAAGGCCATCGCAATTCTTGGTAATCATGATGAGGCTGTTTTTAAAGATAGCCGCAATAAGATGAATGCCAGTGCGAATGCAGCAATCGAGTGGACCAAGACACAACTCAACAATAGTCATGTTGAATTTTTAAAGAATTTACCTCTGATGGTGAATGAAGAAAAAATTTGTTACGTACATGCCTCTGCATATAACCCACCTGACTGGAATTATGTAACCGAAAGTATGAGTGCCTGGCGTTGTGCGCAAAGCTCTGGAAAAAACTATACCTTTGTAGGGCACGCACATGAGCAAGCATTGTTTTATCAAAGTGTGGTTGGAAAGCTCATTCGCTTTGCACCTCACCCTGGTGATGAAATTCCGGTATTACCCCATCGCCAATGGGTAGGCGTAGTTGGCTCATTGGGTCAACCTCGCGATGGAAATCCCGAAGCATGCTTTGCTGTGTTTGAACCAGAGTCTGAAGTGCTAACGTTTCATCGCACACCATATGATCACTATACCGCGGCCGAAAAAGTGCGGCGCGCTGGGTTGCCAGAAGATCTAGCCACTCGTTTAATTACTGGCAAGTAA
- a CDS encoding aspartyl/asparaginyl beta-hydroxylase domain-containing protein: protein MQARHIIFFIFIASAIYVYFRGKVRFGVVRSLTDYQVLLAPINTLLYLFSKVKAGAFIPVSEFPQMQPIQDNWEIIRQEALALNADGGITVATGYNDIGFNSFFRTGWKRFYLYWYGKDIPSAQNSCPKTVALLKSIPSIKAAMFASLPPGATLVRHRDPYAGSLRYHIGLVTPNDPKCFIEVDGERYFWKDGEPVMFDETYIHFAANETDQQRIVLFCDVERPVNTKVVQCINRWFGRYVMSAAASQNVAGEKVGFVNILFTYFYHLRAQAKKLKAKHRRVYYIGKWVLILGILWAIFW, encoded by the coding sequence ATGCAAGCTCGTCACATCATCTTTTTTATCTTTATTGCCTCAGCAATTTATGTGTATTTCAGGGGTAAGGTACGTTTTGGGGTAGTTAGATCTCTTACTGACTATCAGGTACTTTTAGCTCCCATTAATACATTGCTCTATTTATTTTCAAAAGTAAAAGCTGGCGCTTTTATCCCTGTAAGTGAATTTCCTCAAATGCAGCCGATACAAGACAACTGGGAAATTATTCGCCAAGAAGCGCTTGCATTAAATGCTGATGGCGGAATTACTGTAGCAACAGGCTATAACGATATTGGCTTTAATTCATTCTTTCGAACAGGTTGGAAGCGTTTTTATCTCTATTGGTACGGAAAGGACATTCCGTCAGCTCAAAATAGCTGCCCAAAGACGGTCGCTTTACTCAAATCGATTCCCTCGATTAAGGCAGCGATGTTCGCCTCCCTGCCCCCAGGAGCAACGCTGGTAAGGCATCGCGACCCCTACGCCGGATCCCTACGCTATCACATTGGCCTAGTGACCCCAAATGACCCCAAATGCTTTATTGAGGTTGATGGTGAGCGCTATTTTTGGAAAGATGGAGAACCAGTGATGTTTGATGAGACTTATATCCACTTTGCAGCCAACGAAACAGACCAGCAGCGCATTGTTTTATTTTGCGATGTGGAGCGTCCCGTAAATACAAAAGTGGTGCAATGCATTAACCGTTGGTTTGGTCGTTATGTGATGAGTGCGGCAGCTTCACAAAATGTAGCTGGTGAAAAAGTAGGTTTTGTAAATATCTTATTTACCTACTTCTATCATCTGCGAGCTCAGGCAAAAAAGCTGAAAGCAAAACATCGCCGCGTTTACTACATCGGAAAATGGGTCCTAATTTTAGGTATTTTGTGGGCTATTTTTTGGTAA